The Oncorhynchus nerka isolate Pitt River linkage group LG12, Oner_Uvic_2.0, whole genome shotgun sequence genome contains the following window.
GTGGCGGAAGGAGAAGTCTCAGCGGGGACGTTGGTCAACACAGGGTGTGTCTTCATGTGTCCCTGTTGATGGAAACACAGAAAAAATGGTATTGGTTAAGTGATCAATTACTTTAACACAGTAAAACATGAGGAATAGACAAAGTTCAAGAATCACAATTTAGCTTCTGTCAAGTGTTCTGTATAGCCATTGGAACGTACGGTTCTAATACGATCCATCCTTATCTTATGCTTACCTTTAATCCACTGCGGCTGGCGTATGCCTTCCCACACAGAGTGCAGGAGTAGGGTTTGGAGGGCGCTGATGCTGGGGTGGCTAGCTGGGAGGACTCTGGTTCCTCTGGAGCCCTATCACTCTCCTCCGTGGAGCTAGGGGTCACTTTCTCACTCTCAGGCACCATTACTGATGAGGTATCACTGGGTGCTGtgccctcgctctctccttcagaTGGGGCCATTTCCCCTTCAGGGCTGGGCTCCTGTGGGGTGATACTGGAGGCCTGGGGGGCTGGCTCTTGGGCTGCTTTATGGCTGGCAGGGAGGGTGAGCGtgggggaggggttgagggtggcAGGGGAGTTTGGGGTGGATTCAGATTCAAGGCTGAGGAGGAGTCCATCTGGAGAGTTGGTCTGGTTCTCTGTGGTCGGCCTAGAGCTGTTAGTGAGCCTTCCTGACCTACTACTATCAGTATCCACACCCGGTCTGTGGACATTTtccttcacctctacatcaccctcCACCACAGAGGCAGGCTGGGAGCTGGTCAAGGATGGTCGCCTACTTGGGCTGGTGTTAGAGAGGTCAGCTGGGGAGTCTTGCGAGTCTTCTATGGAGGCTCCAGCGGGGCCGTCGTCAGACTCAGATCTTTCCCCCAGGAGCATGGGGTCTTCTGGGGAGGGATTATGGGTCAGAGGTGGGCTAATGCTGGCCGTGGAGGGGGAGGGTTCAGACACCCCCTCTATATGGAGGATCGGGTCAGCTGCATGGGATTCCTTGGTCGCTGAACCTCCTGAGTTCATGTTGCTGACAAGTGGGTTAGGGATGATGCTGGTCATCGTTAAGGCCAGGGGGTGGAGGCCTTGGAGGCAGGGTTTGGATCGAGAGTGTGTGGTCAGCAGGCTCAGATCGGTGGGATCTTCTTGGGCCATATTTgtaccttcctccccctctccccccggGGGTATCTGACCCCCCAGGTGCATACGGATGTGTTGCTGCAGCACCAGGGCGTTGGTGAACTTGCGCGGGCACAGTGGGCAGGAGTTCTGGGTGCGGGAGTTGGCCGGGCGGGCGCGGTGGGTGGCGAGGTGGGCCCTCAGGCTTCCCTTAGTGGAGAAGGAGCGTCCACACAGCTTACAGGGGAAGGGGCGTTCACCCAGGTGGGTGGCCTGGTGGAGACTCAGGGCCCTGGGGCAGGAGAGCACCCTCAGGCACACCCCACACTGATTAGGAGACAGGGCAGGATTGGTGGATCCAGGGAGATCCTGTGCCTGGCTGTTGCTGCTCACCGTGGCCCCAGCGTTTGGGTTGAGGCCCAGGGCTGCCATCATCTCCCTGCGGTAGGAGTTTGTGGTCAGGTCGTGGGTGTCCCTGTTTGAGAAAAAGCTGTCTGCTGGGCCAAAGGAGGACGACTggccccctccctggtgctgcttCTCCAGTTTCATGACCAGCCGCTGCAACTTTGAGGTGTCGGAGGTTTGGGTGAAGGAGGTTGTGGAGGACGAGGACGTCTGGGGTTTGGAGTAGGGAGGGTAGGGGAGCTGGGTGTGGGGGGAGGTGAGATGAGAGGTAGTGGTATGGGACcctgggggacagaggagggCAAGGTGGTGGGGTGAGGGTCCTCCAGGGAAGAGAATCTTGGGGAAGTGGGCCATCTGGGAGTAGGGAGAGCCTGGATGGATGGTGGAGTGTGGAGGGGTGTTCTCATCAAACCTCTGCTGCTTCACCCCTTTGAACTGGCCACCcatggaggatgatgatgatgatgatgaaggtaaCACACTACTTGAGGCGCTGGCTGCTGCAG
Protein-coding sequences here:
- the LOC115137987 gene encoding LOW QUALITY PROTEIN: sal-like protein 4 (The sequence of the model RefSeq protein was modified relative to this genomic sequence to represent the inferred CDS: inserted 1 base in 1 codon), yielding MSRRKQKRPQQLVNSDQGGTRILSHDYQLLSKSPSSSRGSELTFSGSSSSSPTSLEDHQPPLAPLSSPGGLHGHSLPSESSSPTHWSSHIAPYTTTSLPNTHSSLSPDFPHPSLSSQTQSLPLNLNQTSGHCLSHQAHSHTTMTSPQMGSSATTTTTTSSLSSSLPLLQESTSPGHQNGSSPPVPGLGQVQVPLTLSVLLEELRVLQQRQIHQMQMTEEICRHVLRLGGAIYTQDTSQAGSGENHQRSTAGSPSPTHHSYSAPVPSSASPLLACLPSLLPQPIVSKPSLSSHSNGTRASHSTSTTWSSSIASSVHPLSLSLPPRYLHEKSSNTSPFGHSNGVGFPXPPLPTTSHSQDHLLLSSSSSAGSSSAVRPQHACKFCGKVLSSDSSLQIHLRSHTGERPYICPVCLSRFTTRGNLKAHFLRHREQNPELSLSLLPPALEQPAPVATTAGQRRRKRRAEDEEPPFGGVKGMTEGMALSFLSGASPRPSPSSMPMPPSMDMALLSTAHSLLQLNRASAAAASASSSVLPSSSSSSSSMGGQFKGVKQQRFDENTPPHSTIHPGSPYSQMAHFPKILFPGGPSPHHLALLCPPGSHTTTSHLTSPHTQLPYPPYSKPQTSSSSTTSFTQTSDTSKLQRLVMKLEKQHQGGGQSSSFGPADSFFSNRDTHDLTTNSYRREMMAALGLNPNAGATVSSNSQAQDLPGSTNPALSPNQCGVCLRVLSCPRALSLHQATHLGERPFPCKLCGRSFSTKGSLRAHLATHRARPANSRTQNSCPLCPRKFTNALVLQQHIRMHLGGQIPPGGEGEEGTNMAQEDPTDLSLLTTHSRSKPCLQGLHPLALTMTSIIPNPLVSNMNSGGSATKESHAADPILHIEGVSEPSPSTASISPPLTHNPSPEDPMLLGERSESDDGPAGASIEDSQDSPADLSNTSPSRRPSLTSSQPASVVEGDVEVKENVHRPGVDTDSSRSGRLTNSSRPTTENQTNSPDGLLLSLESESTPNSPATLNPSPTLTLPASHKAAQEPAPQASSITPQEPSPEGEMAPSEGESEGTAPSDTSSVMVPESEKVTPSSTEESDRAPEEPESSQLATPASAPSKPYSCTLCGKAYASRSGLKGHMKTHPVLTNVPAETSPSATLTNDTVEDQSSLSANGNSGEQDEKEGLAKSPEKLVTLEDQPITAGSGEEAEQPADTTE